One Solanum lycopersicum chromosome 2, SLM_r2.1 genomic region harbors:
- the LOC101255054 gene encoding F-box protein At5g03100-like, whose amino-acid sequence MSDSSHGREIDDDSPQISPHYCSNTCDQSDDEPISWKIRKIERPDRLSALTDPLVLHILSYLRMDEVRRTAILSKRWRLLWTSAHNLVFRCTGKSHYSVTAFITLVDDTLLLSKPNKLNKFSVEFRYSKKLVKCVNKWMLFVHNKYVEELELYLMTRGADNFYNLPQILYSNACFREMSLCNCNLVPKEGINWPSLKILVIRKAELNSDIVDAICSGCPSLESLKFSMCYGVNLFKINSESVKKLVISGYWQQVHDELDDDDDAELIIDARNITSLEIEGCFHKKIVLLENVSALVHAKLDFFRTTDDYESYHSDFKIDEDILRDLGDVEKLSVGSWCLQVLHMIETKNSSCPRMRCKELTLNSRLTNMEFPGLAILLQSCPLVEVLNISDESAFEEYSVGWSFTWRTDEFSAKKYWITRPCWVLNLKTLRIDSPWIYEILYFEYISTFLQAVLKNGLVLQKVILPSFTDRTWISPRRHTIVAEMFVSFPRSSKDAVILFSG is encoded by the exons ATGTCTGATTCTTCACATGGACGAGAAATCGATGATGATTCTCCACAAATCTCTCCACATTACTGTTCTAATACTTGTGATCAATCCGATGATGAACCCATTAGCTGGAAAATTCGTAAAATCGAAAGACCAGATCGACTTAGCGCCTTGACGGATCCTTTGGTACTTCACATCCTCTCTTACTTGCGGATGGATGAAGTTAGGCGAACTGCAATTCTCTCAAAAAGATGGCGCCTTTTATGGACCTCAGCACATAATCTGGTTTTCAGGTGCACTGGAAAATCTCATTACTCTGTAACTGCATTCATAACTTTGGTTGATGATACATTGCTTCTATCTAAGCCTAATAAGTTGAACAAGTTTTCGGTTGAATTTCGTTACAGTAAAAAACTTGTTAAGTGTGTTAATAAATGGATGTTATTTGTACACAATAAATATGTTGAAGAACTGGAGTTGTATCTGATGACAAGGGGTGCAGACAATTTTTACAATTTACCCCAGATTTTGTACTCCAACGCCTGTTTTCGAGAAATGAGTTTGTGCAATTGTAACCTTGTACCAAAGGAGGGGATAAATTGGCCTTCTCTAAAGATTTTGGTTATTAGGAAAGCTGAGTTGAACAGTGATATCGTTGACGCCATATGTTCTGGATGTCCTTCTTTGGAGTCTCTCAAGTTTAGCATGTGTTATGgggttaatttatttaaaattaactcCGAAAGTGTGAAGAAGTTGGTGATCAGTGGATATTGGCAACAAGTACATGACGAGcttgatgacgacgatgatgcaGAGCTGATAATAGATGCTAGGAATATTACTTCGCTGGAGattgaaggatgttttcataaaaaaattgttcttcttGAGAACGTATCAGCTCTAGTCCATGCTAAGCTAGATTTCTTTAGGACGACAGATGATTATGAAAGTTATCATAGTGATTTCAAGATTGACGAGGATATATTAAGAGATCTCGGGGACGTTGAAAAACTCTCGGTTGGGTCATGGTGCCTGCAG GTCCTTCATATGATAGAGACTAAAAACTCGTCATGCCCGAGAATGAGATGCAAAGAGTTGACCTTGAACTCTCGTTTGACTAACATGGAGTTTCCTGGGTTAGCAATCCTTCTACAAAGTTGTCCTCTAGTCGAGGTCTTGAACATAAGTGACGAATCTGCTTTCGAAGAG TACAGTGTTGGGTGGTCATTCACGTGGCGCACTGATGAATTTTCTGCAAAAAAATACTGGATAACAAGACCTTGTTGGGTGCTGAATCTCAAAACTTTAAGGATTGACAGCCCCTGGATATATGAGATTCTGTATTTTGAGTACATCTCTACATTTCTGCAAGCTGTTCTAAAGAATGGGTTAGTGCTTCAGAAAGTTATCCTTCCCTCCTTCACTGACAGAACATGGATATCCCCCAGGCGCCATACCATCGTTGCAGAAATGTTTGTAAGCTTTCCAAGGTCTTCAAAGGATGCTGTTATTTTGTTCTCAGGTTGA
- the LOC101267679 gene encoding myosin-3-like isoform X2 — MVTTYQMKNLSTLELMLEELQQEDEETNDLPPPLPVRPVIKARLPKGRRKLAFGKEKSNLEDIRVQENVFVDQWSTSAAERDSVAMTDKREGAELSGVLQIQRCFRGYQARQYYHELKTGAVALQSFVRGEITRKCYQDLTRRLTAVIIIQKHIKKYLHKRTERQRTAALCLQSVIRGCLTRKQFNLSGDGKRSCVQNIREKNDLDNKEPETKVPRSVLLDLQRHILKTEAALERKKEENAALRLHIQHYEIKWNQYESKMKAMEKMWQDQLTSIQISLAAEREKHGDEKTKGKLRLLILQDQDENVHNGFPSALNHPDEVHDTQPQPSGRLNPKNKCNNHHVMDMVNHYQNFVVHDQCNTGEEASALRPNDELQKLKIRFEAWKKDYKNKLREAKATMKQLGHSERGKGSKIWCGR, encoded by the exons ATGGTGACAACTTATCAGATGAAGAATCTTAGTACATTAGAGCTTATGTTAGAGGAACTTCAGCAAGAAGATGAAGAAACAAATGATTTGCCACCACCTTTGCCTGTTAGGCCTGTTATTAAGGCTAGGTTGCCTAAGGGGAGAAGGAAATTGGCATTTGGTAAAGAAAAGAGCAATCTTGAAGATATTAGGGTTCAAGAAAATGTATTTGTTGATCAATGGAGTACTTCAGCAGCAGAGAGGGACTCTGTAGCCATGACAGATAAG AGAGAAGGAGCTGAACTAAGTGGAGTTCTGCAAATTCAGAGATGCTTTCGCGGCTATCAAGCCCGCCAGTACTATCATGAGCTTAAAACAGGAGCAGTAGCTCTACAATCAT TTGTGCGCGGTGAAATCACAAGGAAGTGTTATCAGGATCTCACTAGGAGGTTAACAGCAGTTATCATTATACAGAAACACATAAAGAAGTATCTACATAAAAGAACAGAACGACAGCGAACTGCAGCCTTATGTTTGCAATCTG TTATTCGAGGTTGCTTAACTCGAAAGCAGTTCAATCTCTCGGGTGATGGAAAACGATCTTGTGTTCAGAACATTAGAGAAAAGAATGACCTTGACAATAAGGAACCAGAAACTAAG GTACCGCGTTCAGTTCTACTTGATCTTCAGAGGCATATTTTGAAGACAGAGGCTGCTCTGGAgagaaagaaagaggaaaatGCAGCTTTGAGGCTACATATTCAGCATTATGAGATTAAGTGGAATCAGTATGAATCAAAGATGAAAGCAATGGAGAAGATGTGGCAAGATCAGTTAACGTCTATACAA ATAAGTCTGGCTGCAGAAAGGGAAAAACACGGGGACGAAAAGACTAAGGGAAAACTCAGACTACTGATACTTCAAGATCAAGATGAAAATGTGCATAATGGATTCCCAAGTGCATTGAATCATCCTGATGAGGTACATGATACACAACCACAACCAAGTGGGAGATTAAATCCCAAGAACAAGTGTAATAACCATCATGTGATGGACATGGTcaatcactatcaaaattttGTCGTCCACGATCAATGTAATACAGGAGAGGAGGCTTCCGCCCTCAGGCCTAACGATGAGCTCCAGAAGCTGAAGATTAGATTTGAAGCATGGAAGAAGGATTACAAGAATAAATTGCGCGAGGCCAAAGCAACAATGAAGCAACTAGGACACTCTGAAAGAGGGAAGGGTTCAAAAATATGGTGCGGAAGATGA
- the LOC101254050 gene encoding bifunctional riboflavin kinase/FMN phosphatase: MSVERTFKKLVSGVILDLDGTLLNTDGIVSEILKVFLVKYGKQWDGREAPHIVGKTPTEAAAAVVEDYGLPLSRDEFLSQFYPMLSDQWRNIKALPGANRLINHLSGHGVPMALASNSSKSNIEAKIFHHAGWKESFSAIVGGDEVKAGKPSPEIFLEAAKRLNMDPSSFLVIEDSIPGVTAGKDAGMAVVAVPSLAKQSHLYTSADEVINSLLDLQLEKWGLPAFQDRIEGTLPLEPWYIGGPVIKGFGRGSKVLGIPTANLSPQGYSAILSEHPAGVYFGWAGLSGRGVYKMVMSIGWNPFFNNTEKTVEPWLLHDFNEDFYGEELHLVVVGYIRPEANFSSLEALIAKIHEDRKIAERALELPQYLKYKDDPYLKSSLHQQN; the protein is encoded by the exons ATGTCTGTTGAACGAACTTTCAAGAAGCTAGTTTCTGGTGTCATCCTTGATTTGGATGGTACACTTCTTAATACAG ATGGCATTGTGAGTGAGATTTTAAAGGTTTTCTTAGTTAAGTATGGAAAGCAATGGGATGGGAGAGAAGCTCCCCACATAGTAGGGAAAACCCCAACAGAAGCTGCTGCTGCCGTTGTTGAAGATTATGGGCTGCCACTGTCAAGAGATGAATTTCTTTCGCAATTTTACCCAATGCTGTCTGATCA GTGGCGCAATATCAAAGCTCTTCCAGGGGCCAATCGATTGATTAACCATTTGAGCGGTCATGGTGTACCCATGGCATTGGCGTCAAATTCTTCTAAATCTAACATTGAGGCCAAAATTTTTCATCATGCAG gATGGAAAGAGTCCTTCTCAGCTATTGTTGGAGGAGATGAAGTGAAAGCTGGAAAGCCGTCTCCGGAAAT ATTTCTTGAAGCAGCTAAAAGACTCAACATGGATCCATCCAGCTTTCTTGTCATTGAAGATTCAAT ACCAGGTGTTACTGCTGGTAAAGATGCTGGAATGGCAGTAGTTGCTGTACCATCTCTTGCAAAGCAGTCTCATCTTTATACCTCTGCTGATGAAGTGATCAATTCTCTTCTAGATTTGCAACTAGAAAAGTGGGGACTACCTGCATTTCAAGATA GGATAGAAGGTACTTTGCCTTTAGAACCTTGGTATATAGGTGGTCCTGTCATTAAGGGATTTGGGCGCGGCTCAAAGGTTCTCGGGATCCCCACAG CTAATTTATCCCCACAAGGTTATTCAGCCATTCTTTCAGAACATCCAGCGGGTGTATATTTTGGATGGGCAGGACTATCAGGTCGAGGTGTCTACAAGATGGTCATGAGCATTGGTTGGAATCCTTTCTTCAACAATACAGAGAAGACGGTT GAACCATGGTTGCTTCATGACTTCAATGAGGACTTCTATGGTGAGGAATTGCATCTAGTTGTTGTGGGCTACATACGGCCGGAG GCCAACTTTTCGTCACTTGAAGCCTTGATAGCAAAAATTCACGAGGACAGGAAGATTGCAGAAAGAGCTCTCGAACTTCCTCAATACTTGAAGTACAAGGACGATCCATACCTTAAAAGTTCTCTGCATCAACAAAATTGA
- the LOC101267679 gene encoding myosin-3-like isoform X1 has protein sequence MVTTYQMKNLSTLELMLEELQQEDEETNDLPPPLPVRPVIKARLPKGRRKLAFGKEKSNLEDIRVQENVFVDQWSTSAAERDSVAMTDKICLMVDQREGAELSGVLQIQRCFRGYQARQYYHELKTGAVALQSFVRGEITRKCYQDLTRRLTAVIIIQKHIKKYLHKRTERQRTAALCLQSVIRGCLTRKQFNLSGDGKRSCVQNIREKNDLDNKEPETKVPRSVLLDLQRHILKTEAALERKKEENAALRLHIQHYEIKWNQYESKMKAMEKMWQDQLTSIQISLAAEREKHGDEKTKGKLRLLILQDQDENVHNGFPSALNHPDEVHDTQPQPSGRLNPKNKCNNHHVMDMVNHYQNFVVHDQCNTGEEASALRPNDELQKLKIRFEAWKKDYKNKLREAKATMKQLGHSERGKGSKIWCGR, from the exons ATGGTGACAACTTATCAGATGAAGAATCTTAGTACATTAGAGCTTATGTTAGAGGAACTTCAGCAAGAAGATGAAGAAACAAATGATTTGCCACCACCTTTGCCTGTTAGGCCTGTTATTAAGGCTAGGTTGCCTAAGGGGAGAAGGAAATTGGCATTTGGTAAAGAAAAGAGCAATCTTGAAGATATTAGGGTTCAAGAAAATGTATTTGTTGATCAATGGAGTACTTCAGCAGCAGAGAGGGACTCTGTAGCCATGACAGATAAG ATTTGTTTGATGGTTGATCAGAGAGAAGGAGCTGAACTAAGTGGAGTTCTGCAAATTCAGAGATGCTTTCGCGGCTATCAAGCCCGCCAGTACTATCATGAGCTTAAAACAGGAGCAGTAGCTCTACAATCAT TTGTGCGCGGTGAAATCACAAGGAAGTGTTATCAGGATCTCACTAGGAGGTTAACAGCAGTTATCATTATACAGAAACACATAAAGAAGTATCTACATAAAAGAACAGAACGACAGCGAACTGCAGCCTTATGTTTGCAATCTG TTATTCGAGGTTGCTTAACTCGAAAGCAGTTCAATCTCTCGGGTGATGGAAAACGATCTTGTGTTCAGAACATTAGAGAAAAGAATGACCTTGACAATAAGGAACCAGAAACTAAG GTACCGCGTTCAGTTCTACTTGATCTTCAGAGGCATATTTTGAAGACAGAGGCTGCTCTGGAgagaaagaaagaggaaaatGCAGCTTTGAGGCTACATATTCAGCATTATGAGATTAAGTGGAATCAGTATGAATCAAAGATGAAAGCAATGGAGAAGATGTGGCAAGATCAGTTAACGTCTATACAA ATAAGTCTGGCTGCAGAAAGGGAAAAACACGGGGACGAAAAGACTAAGGGAAAACTCAGACTACTGATACTTCAAGATCAAGATGAAAATGTGCATAATGGATTCCCAAGTGCATTGAATCATCCTGATGAGGTACATGATACACAACCACAACCAAGTGGGAGATTAAATCCCAAGAACAAGTGTAATAACCATCATGTGATGGACATGGTcaatcactatcaaaattttGTCGTCCACGATCAATGTAATACAGGAGAGGAGGCTTCCGCCCTCAGGCCTAACGATGAGCTCCAGAAGCTGAAGATTAGATTTGAAGCATGGAAGAAGGATTACAAGAATAAATTGCGCGAGGCCAAAGCAACAATGAAGCAACTAGGACACTCTGAAAGAGGGAAGGGTTCAAAAATATGGTGCGGAAGATGA
- the LOC101254556 gene encoding F-box/LRR-repeat protein At3g03360-like isoform X2 has translation MGVASDRLSSLPDSILFHILSFLPFDDVVRTSRLCRQWRTLWSFSSTLNFIHRSKDFFSVRKFVSFVDKSLINLHRNCNTLLKFHVDFPFKRCFTSDVTVWVLFAITHQVKELNLVLSNDDGDCYNLPKRLLFNPFLRKANWVSCRFYRVPAVRWDSLRELRIGSMGFGDDIVRKIVAGSPCLDLLELDNCWGFRCLDLFGGKVSKLVVNGYKEEVNKFLDLELEIKAPCVKVLELKGCIRMNIKLNNVRNCVSVKFDFHSKNPKDEECDYFYEQRGVMLMAMFESLIHVKDVMLGTWCIEACLIPDVNDVYFVEGKLQLSVLPQGCGHQLKKIIVCGFEGTQSGLEVLFLRDLLLISANIEMMVIKWKSGLRNLIRDASDEFVTKTLSNARKRSKKAVVLFRNS, from the exons ATGGGAGTTGCTTCAGACCGATTATCTTCCTTACCGGATTCAATTCTGTTTCACATACTCTCCTTTCTTCCCTTCGACGACGTCGTTCGGACCAGCCGTCTCTGCCGCCAATGGAGAACTCTCTGGTCCTTCTCTTCCACCCTCAATTTCATTCACCGTTCCAAGGACTTCTTTTCTGTACGAAAGTTCGTTTCATTTGTTGACAAATCCCTCATAAACTTGCACCGTAACTGCAACACTCTATTAAAGTTTCACGTTGATTTCCCCTTTAAGCGTTGTTTTACATCCGATGTTACTGTTTGGGTTCTTTTTGCTATCACCCATCAAGTCAAAGAACTCAATTTGGTTCTCTCCAATGATGATGGTGATTGCTATAATCTCCCTAAGAGATTATTGTTCAACCCTTTTCTTCGAAAAGCGAATTGGGTTTCTTGTAGATTTTACAGAGTTCCAGCTGTTCGATGGGATTCTTTAAGGGAATTGAGGATTGGGTCGATGGGATTTGGTGATGATATAGTCAGGAAAATTGTTGCTGGTAGTCCGTGTTTGGATTTGTTGGAGTTGGATAATTGTTGGGGTTTTAGGTGTTTGGATTTGTTTGGTGGAAAGGTGAGTAAGTTGGTGGTTAATGGGTATAAGGAGGAAGTGAACAAGTTCTTGGATCTTGAACTGGAAATTAAAGCACCTTGTGTTAAGGTATTGGAATTAAAGGGGTGTATTAGAATGAATATTAAGTTGAACAATGTGAGGAACTGTGTCTCTGTGAAATTTGATTTTCACTCAAAGAACCCTAAGGATGAGGAGTGTGACTACTTTTATGAACAGCGAGGAGTTATGTTGATGGCCATGTTTGAGAGTTTAATTCATGTCAAAGATGTTATGTTAGGGACATGGTGCATTGAG GCTTGCCTTATTCCAGATGTAAATGATGTTTACTTTGTTGAAGGAAAGCTTCAACTGTCTGTGCTTCCTCAAGGTTGCGGTCATCAACTTAAAAAGATCATAGTTTGTGGCTTTGAAGGAACGCAATCTGGCCTAGAAGTTTTATTTCTGCGCGATCTTCTTTTGATATCTGCTAACATTGAGATGATGGTTATTAAATGGAAATCTGGACTCCGGAACTTAATTCGTGATGCATCAGATGAGTTTGTGACTAAAACTTTATCAAACGCTCGTAAACGCTCAAAGAAAGCTGTGGTTTTGTTCAGAAACTCTTGA
- the LOC101253742 gene encoding uncharacterized protein — MGEEASEQQLVIESMDEDAVELPETPIEAVEEKPSEEPYPWPVIQYDVPPYLTYHFFNQFRTPSNPNNFLKGVKWSPDGSGFLTCSDDNTFCLYNLPYDESGQLADFSSSAADTDSYAASLVMSDGESVYDYCWYPYMSSSSPETCVFASTTRDHPIHLWDATTGQLRCTYRAYDAMDEITAAFSIAFNPAGTKIFAGYNKSIRIFDIHRPGRDFTQHSTLQGNKEGQSGIISSMAFCPSHSGLLATGSYSQTTAIHREDNMELLYVLHGQEGGVTHVQFSKDGNYLYTGGRKDPYILCWDIRKTAEIVYKMYRSSETTNQRIYFDIEPRGQHLGSGGQDGSVHIYNLQTGQWVSSFRAASDTVNGFSFHPFLPMAASSSGQRRFGVIDDSHEDMLLTGDENCVSVWSFAYSASVENDVSPISGVSNGKSELDEDLHVLQEP, encoded by the exons ATGGGGGAAGAAGCTTCAGAGCAGCAGCTTGTTATAGAATCCATGGATGAAGATGCTGTAGAGCTACCGGAAACCCCTATTGAAGCTGTAGAAGAGAAACCATCGGAAGAACCTTACCCTTGGCCGGTTATTCAGTATGATGTTCCGCCGTATCTAACCTATCATTTCTTCAATCAGTTCAGGACGCCTTCAAACCCTAATAATTTCTTAAAGGGTGTCAAATG GTCTCCTGATGGTTCTGGTTTCCTCACTTGCTCTGATGATAATACCTTTTGTTTATATAACTT GCCATATGATGAAAGTGGACAGCTTGCTGATTTTTCCTCATCAGCTGCTGATACAG ATTCGTATGCTGCAAGTCTTGTCATGAGTGACGGGGAGTCTGTATATGACTATTGCTGGTATCCCTATATGTCTTCTTCAA GTCCAGAGACATGTGTTTTTGCAAGTACTACCCGTGATCACCCTATTCATCTCTGGGATGCTACTACTGGACAG TTACGTTGTACATACCGTGCTTATGATGCCATGGACGAGATCACTGCTGCCTTTTCAATTGCCTTCAATCCCGCAGGGACTAA GATATTTGCTGGTTACAACAAATCCATAAGAATATTTGATATTCATCGGCCTGGCAGAGATTTTACCCAGCACTCCACCCTTCAAGGAAATAAAGAAGGGCAATCAG GAATTATATCCTCAATGGCTTTCTGTCCAAGCCATTCAGGGTTATTGGCAACTGGCTCATATAGCCAAACTACTGCCATACATAGGGAAGATAACATGGAACTTCTCTATGTCTTGCATGGTCAAGAAGGTGGGGTTACACAT GTCCAATTCTCAAAAGACGGAAACTACTTGTACACTGGTGGCCGGAAG GACCCTTACATACTGTGCTGGGACATTCGGAAGACTGCTGAAATTGTTTACAA GATGTACAGATCATCAGAAACTACCAATCAGCGgatatattttgatattgaaCCTCGAGGTCAGCATCTCGGCTCCGGAGGACAG GATGGCTCAGTTCACATTTATAATCTTCAAACCGGACAGTGGGTATCCAGCTTCCGAGCTGCATCAG ACACGGTTAATGGCTTTTCATTTCATCCTTTCCTGCCGATGGCTGCCTCTTCATCAGGCCAACGGAGATTTGGAGTTATAGATGACTCCCACGAGGATATGCTCCTTACAG GTGAtgaaaattgtgtttctgtGTGGAGCTTCGCCTATTCAGCATCTGTAGAAAATGATGTTAGTCCCATTTCCGGGGTCTCAAATGGTAAATCTGAGCTCGATGAGGACCTTCACGTTCTTCAAGAACCTTGA
- the LOC101254556 gene encoding putative F-box protein At1g49610 isoform X1, giving the protein MGVASDRLSSLPDSILFHILSFLPFDDVVRTSRLCRQWRTLWSFSSTLNFIHRSKDFFSVRKFVSFVDKSLINLHRNCNTLLKFHVDFPFKRCFTSDVTVWVLFAITHQVKELNLVLSNDDGDCYNLPKRLLFNPFLRKANWVSCRFYRVPAVRWDSLRELRIGSMGFGDDIVRKIVAGSPCLDLLELDNCWGFRCLDLFGGKVSKLVVNGYKEEVNKFLDLELEIKAPCVKVLELKGCIRMNIKLNNVRNCVSVKFDFHSKNPKDEECDYFYEQRGVMLMAMFESLIHVKDVMLGTWCIEVMAFLNSPWVLFPMIGCECLTVHTPIQKRYLPGIIRLLQNLLKLQTLIIHMALPYFEFEACLIPDVNDVYFVEGKLQLSVLPQGCGHQLKKIIVCGFEGTQSGLEVLFLRDLLLISANIEMMVIKWKSGLRNLIRDASDEFVTKTLSNARKRSKKAVVLFRNS; this is encoded by the exons ATGGGAGTTGCTTCAGACCGATTATCTTCCTTACCGGATTCAATTCTGTTTCACATACTCTCCTTTCTTCCCTTCGACGACGTCGTTCGGACCAGCCGTCTCTGCCGCCAATGGAGAACTCTCTGGTCCTTCTCTTCCACCCTCAATTTCATTCACCGTTCCAAGGACTTCTTTTCTGTACGAAAGTTCGTTTCATTTGTTGACAAATCCCTCATAAACTTGCACCGTAACTGCAACACTCTATTAAAGTTTCACGTTGATTTCCCCTTTAAGCGTTGTTTTACATCCGATGTTACTGTTTGGGTTCTTTTTGCTATCACCCATCAAGTCAAAGAACTCAATTTGGTTCTCTCCAATGATGATGGTGATTGCTATAATCTCCCTAAGAGATTATTGTTCAACCCTTTTCTTCGAAAAGCGAATTGGGTTTCTTGTAGATTTTACAGAGTTCCAGCTGTTCGATGGGATTCTTTAAGGGAATTGAGGATTGGGTCGATGGGATTTGGTGATGATATAGTCAGGAAAATTGTTGCTGGTAGTCCGTGTTTGGATTTGTTGGAGTTGGATAATTGTTGGGGTTTTAGGTGTTTGGATTTGTTTGGTGGAAAGGTGAGTAAGTTGGTGGTTAATGGGTATAAGGAGGAAGTGAACAAGTTCTTGGATCTTGAACTGGAAATTAAAGCACCTTGTGTTAAGGTATTGGAATTAAAGGGGTGTATTAGAATGAATATTAAGTTGAACAATGTGAGGAACTGTGTCTCTGTGAAATTTGATTTTCACTCAAAGAACCCTAAGGATGAGGAGTGTGACTACTTTTATGAACAGCGAGGAGTTATGTTGATGGCCATGTTTGAGAGTTTAATTCATGTCAAAGATGTTATGTTAGGGACATGGTGCATTGAG GTTATGGCATTTTTGAACTCGCCATGGGTGTTGTTTCCCATGATCGGCTGTGAGTGTTTAACAGTGCATACTCCCATACAGAAGCGATATCTCCCTGGCATTATACGCTTATTACAAAATTTACTCAAGCTTCAGACACTAATCATACATATGGCCCTAccctattttgagtttgag GCTTGCCTTATTCCAGATGTAAATGATGTTTACTTTGTTGAAGGAAAGCTTCAACTGTCTGTGCTTCCTCAAGGTTGCGGTCATCAACTTAAAAAGATCATAGTTTGTGGCTTTGAAGGAACGCAATCTGGCCTAGAAGTTTTATTTCTGCGCGATCTTCTTTTGATATCTGCTAACATTGAGATGATGGTTATTAAATGGAAATCTGGACTCCGGAACTTAATTCGTGATGCATCAGATGAGTTTGTGACTAAAACTTTATCAAACGCTCGTAAACGCTCAAAGAAAGCTGTGGTTTTGTTCAGAAACTCTTGA